The following proteins come from a genomic window of Ursus arctos isolate Adak ecotype North America unplaced genomic scaffold, UrsArc2.0 scaffold_12, whole genome shotgun sequence:
- the TEX38 gene encoding testis-expressed protein 38 → MDSQQEDLSLPGVWVSLYFGFLGLCSVVTGGCILFLHWRKNLRREERAQEWVEVMRAATFTYSPLLYWINKRRHYGMNTAINTGPPPTVTNTETEVQNADPLWELDISEGRSSAAQDSSPKADAPAALRPLPQPLPSPMLRAHTSSPVPVPVFQEVPFAPSLCNLPPMLNHSVSYPLDTCPERNVHFHSLPTMAHGDHCFSAKPFASEL, encoded by the exons ATGGATTCCCAGCAGGAGGACCTGAGCCTCCCTGGTG TGTGGGTCTCTCTGTACTTTGGATTCCTGGGGCTGTGTTCTGTGGTAACTGGCGGCTGCATTCTCTTTCTGCACTGGAGGAAGAACTTGCGGCGGGAAGAGCGTGCCCAGGAGTGGGTGGAGGTGATGAGAGCCGCCACGTTCACCTACAGCCCGCTGTTGTACTGGATTAACAAGCGTCGGCATTATGGCATGAACACAGCCATCAACACGGGCCCTCCCCCTACTGTCACCAACACCGAGACTGAGGTCCAGAATGCAGATCCCCTGTGGGAGTTGGACATCTCCGAGGGCAGGAGCTCTGCTGCCCAAGACAGCAGCCCCAAGGCGGATGCCCCTGCCGCGCTACGACCTCTGCCACAGCCCCTACCTTCCCCAATGCTGCGGGCCCACACCAGCTCCCCAGTCCCGGTTCCCGTCTTTCAGGAGGtgccctttgccccttccctgtGCAACCTGCCCCCAATGCTGAACCACTCAGTCTCCTACCCTTTGGACACCTGTCCTGAAAGGAACGTCCACTTCCATTCCCTCCCCACTATGGCCCATGGAGACCACTGCTTCAGTGCTAAGCCTTTTGCTTCAGAATTATAG